Within the Mycobacterium gordonae genome, the region GGCAACGACAACGCCCTGGGCCCGTGCGTCGACGAGCGCGCCAACATGGCCAACGCGATGCACCCCAACGCCGTCGTCAGCCTGCACGGCGACGGTGGGCCGGCGTCCGGACGGGGATTCCACGTCAACTACTCCGCCCCACCGCTGAACGCCGCCCAGGCCGGCCCGTCGGTGCAGTTCGCCCGCGTCATGCGTGACCAGCTGCAGGCCTCGGGCATCCCGCCCGCCAACTACATCGGCCAGGGCGGCCTCTACGGGCGCGCTGACCTGGCCGGGCTCAACCTGGCTCAGTACCCGTCGATACTCGTCGAACTGGGCAACATGAAGAACCCCGCGGACTCGGCGCTGATGGAGTCCGCGGAGGGCAGGCAGAAATACGCCGATGCGCTGGTGCGGGGCGTGGCCGGATTCCTGGCTACGCAGGGTCAGGCGCGCTAGCTTTCGATTTCCTTCTTCAGGTTGTCCAGCACTTCGCCCTGGATTTTCTTCAGCCCCAGCGGTGCGAACGTCTTCTCGAA harbors:
- a CDS encoding Rv3717 family N-acetylmuramoyl-L-alanine amidase codes for the protein MDVRLSLRVGIAMVIGVLVAAGMPLLPTAVAAPGSLAGMVVFIDPGHNGANDASIGRQVPTGRGGTKDCQASGTATNSGYPEHTFTWDTALRLRAALNALGVRTAMSRGNDNALGPCVDERANMANAMHPNAVVSLHGDGGPASGRGFHVNYSAPPLNAAQAGPSVQFARVMRDQLQASGIPPANYIGQGGLYGRADLAGLNLAQYPSILVELGNMKNPADSALMESAEGRQKYADALVRGVAGFLATQGQAR